In Litorilinea aerophila, the genomic stretch GGGTGGACTACACCCGCTTCACCCAACATGCCATCCAGTCCCGCATTGGCATGGTGTTGCAGACGCCCCATCTCTTCTCCGGCACCATCCGCGACAACATTCGCTACGGGCGACTGGATGCCACCGACGAAGAAGTGGAGGAGGCGGCCCGGCTGGTGGGCGCCCACGAATTCATCGTACGGCTGGAGAAGGGCTACGACGCGGAAGTGGGCGAGGGGGGCAACCTGCTTTCGGTGGGCCAGAAGCAGCTCATCAGCCTGGCCCGGGCCGTGCTGGCCAACCCGGACATCTTCATCATGGACGAGGCGACCAGCTCGGTGGACACCCTGACCGAGGCGCTGATCCAGCAGGGGATGGAGGTGCTCATGAGGGGGCGCACCAGCTTCGTCATCGCGCACCGCCTCTCCACCATCCGCAACGCGGACCGGATCCTGGTCATCGAGAACGGCACCATCAGCGAGATGGGCAGCCACAGCGAGCTGCTGCGCCGGCGGGGCCACTACTACCGGCTCTACACCCAGCAGTTCCGGCGCGAGCGGTCAGAGGCCTATGCCCAGCAAGTGGATGGTCGGGAGCCCGCCCCGGCCCCGGGCGAGGCCCTGGCCACTTAACCCCATCCCCGGCTGCTGGTCCACGCCGCCAGCAGCCAACATGCGGGGAGCCGGGACGCATCCAAACCCGCCCCGGCTCCCCACCCGACGTTCCCCTGCCGATTCAGGCGCGATCCCCCTGCAAAAGAGCACCGGCCCCTTGACATCTCCTGCGCCGTCCGCCATTATGGTCGGGCCTGGCAGGCAACTGTGCCGGTACGGTCTGTGATGACTCCTCTGCAAAAAGGGCATTTTTGAACGCAAAGGCGCAAGGGCGCAAAGAAGCGCAGGGGAGAATCACCCGAATCAGCGTTCATCTCCGTGGATCAGCGTCCTCATTTGGCCGTTGTGCAGTAGAGCCTGTGATGGAAAACGAGGACGTGGAGGCGTGGACAGAAAGCATCGCGGACCGGGTGCCGGCCCCAAAGCGAGAGGCCCGGCGATTTCCATCGCCGGGCCTCTCGCTGCAACACACCGTTGGCTGTCTGGCAGCCCATCCCAATCACCCAAGGAGGAAAACCATGCCTGGCACCGATTCTGCGTCCTGCTCACTGAACCATTCAGGAATTACATCAAGACTCCCCTGCCAAAGGGGCATTTTCGAACGCAAAGGCGCAAAGGTACAAAGAAACGCAGGAGAGAATCACCCGAATCAGCGTTCATCTGCGTGGGCCAACGTCCTCATTTGACCTCTTGGCAGCAGAGCCACTTTGCAGCAGAGCCACATCAACCGTTAAAGAGGAGCGAAGCCACAATGCCCACAAAGCCAATGGCGCTGGTGATGGTCATGGCCAACGCAAAGAAGAACGTTTTGGAATGTCGCCTGTATCGTGCCTGGCCTTGCAAGATGCCCCTCCTCTATCGCACTCGATTGCTTCTTCAACTGTCTCCCTTTGCTGGTGACATCATGGTAGCTGAATTTGAGGAACTGTACCTGTGAAAAATTGCGTAACCCGCCTAAGTCATATGATGTACCCCCTTCACCTTCCTCCGTTGACCGCCTTCCGCCTGCTGGTGCGCCTGCTCCTCCTGTGGGCGCTGCTGCTGCCCACCCCCGCCCGCGCCGACTGCACCCTGACCAGCACCGGCAACATCCCCCTGCCGGATCTGGCCACCCCCTACCAGGGCCTCAGCGCCGGCCTCTACCCGGGTGGGGCCACTACCCGCCCGCCAGACCACGCCGCGCTGGGCCTGCAGATCGCCCAGACCCAAATCGTGCCCCGGGATGCCCAGGGGCTTCCCGACCCGGCCCAGGGCAAGATCGGATTCATCTCCATTGGCATGTCCAACACCCACCAGGAATTCGGCAACTTCGAAGAAAAGGCCAACGGGGCCCCGGCCAAGAACCCCCAGGTGGCCATCGCCAACACAGCCCTCAGCGGCCAGGTGGCTGAAGATTGGGCACCCCGAGACGCCCCCATCTGGCAGGAGGTCATCGCGCGCCTGGCCCGCCGGAGCATCGAACCGCCCCAGGTCCAGGTGGCCTGGGTCAAGCTGGTCAATACGGGCCCAGGCCCGTTTCCGGAATTCCCCCAGAGCCTGCAGGCCGATCTGTCGGCGGTGGTGCGCAACCTGAAGTACTACTTCCCCAACATCCAGATCGTCTACCTGAGCAGCCGGACCCGGGCCTACGTGAGCCCCTATGGCCTGAGCCCCGAACCAGCCGCCTACGAAACAGCCTTTGCCGTCAAGTGGCTCATCGAAGCCCAGCTCAACGGCGACCCGACGCTGGCGCTGGATGTGGCGCCCTGGCTCACCTGGGGGCCGTACCTGTGGACCGACGGCCTGAACCCGCGCTCCGACGGCTTCATCTGGGAGTGCGCCGACGTCTCCCAACAGGATTACACCCACCCCTCGGCCCAGGGCCAGGAAAAGATCGGCGACCAGCTGCTGGCCTTCTTCATGACCGACCCGACAGCCCGCCCCTGGTTTCTGAAAGAACCAACAGGCGCGCCTGTCATCCAACAGGCCACCGCTTCCCCGGGCCAGGGGGCCCCCACCCTGGAGGTCCAGTTCAGCGCGGCGGCCACCGACCCGAATGGCATTGCCGACTACTTCTGGAACTTCGGCGATGGGACCACCGCCTACAACCCCACCGGCCAGCCCGGCTACAGCAGCCTGGCCAACCCCGTCAAACGCTTCCCCGTGGCCGGCACCTTTCCCGTGGAGCTGGTGGTGGTGGATACCCTGGGCAACTGGGCCAGCCGCACCCTCACAGTGACCGTGGACGGCCCGCCCGGTCCTACCCCCACCCCCGGGCCCACCACGCCACCCACGCCGTCACCGTCACCGTCGGTCTCCCCTTCGCCGTCACCGTCACCGTCGGTCTCCCCTTCGCCGTCACCATCACCATCGCCGTCACCGCCGGCCACCGCCACGCCGACACCAGAGCCCTTCTTCTGGCGCCTGTATCTGCCTGCCATCCAGAATCCCCCTTCCCAGGCGGCGGGACAAACCCAGACAATGCCTCGGCGGCCAGAAGCCAGAGAAACTCCCAGCCCGTAGAGGCGCCATGGAGGCATCCCAGATCGGCCAGCTTTCACAAACCTGACGTGGTTGTCAGATTCCAGGGGATCGACTATGATTCTGGCATGCAGTCGCAACATCCCGCCTGAACCCCAGGCCATCCTGGCGTACATGGCCGCGGCGGACACTCCACTCCCCGCCGCGGCCCCTCGGGTCGGCGGTGAGCCCGATACCCAATTCACGGGGAGAAACCAGCATGCTGAGAAACCTGCCCTTTGTCGGCTCCTATCCCATTTTACAGGGCTTTGGCGATAACCCAGAGGCCTACCAGGCGATCCGCTGCGGCGGCCAGCCCCTGCGCGGCCACAACGGCATCGACTACGCCACCCCGCCCGGCACGCCCATCCAGGCAGTCTACGAAGGCGCAGTCCTGGAGGCCCGGGAAGACCCCGGCGGTTTCGGCCGCTTTGTGCTCCTGGGCCACCGCTGGGGGCAAAGCCTGTACGCCCACCTGGCCGAGATCCAGGTGCAAAAGGGCCAACAGGTCCAGGCCGGCCAGCCCCTGGGCCGGAGCGGCGCCAGCGGCAATGCCAGCGCGCCCCACCTCCACTTTGGCATGCGCATCCTGCCCTTCAGCATCCAGGACGGCTGGTGTGGCTTCTCCGATCCCCTGCCCTACCTCCAGCGGCTGACCCAGCCCCGGGGCGCCATCATCGGCCCCCACATCATCGGCGGCATTCCGCCCCACCTGGAGACCCTGCGCCGCTGGCAGCCCCGGCTGGTGCTGGTGTTGGACCCCAACCCGGACGAGGTACGGGCCCTGCGCCGGGCCTGCCCGGACACGGTGATCGTAGGGCGGGTCTTCGTGCCCGACGCCGAAGTGGATCAGCGCATCCGCAACGACCCCGAAGCGGCTGCGCGCTGGGCCCACGAGCGGATCCTGGCCCGCATGACGCCCGACGTGGACTACTGGCAGCTGGCCAACGAAGTGCTCCAGACCGCGGACGGCCTCCCCCTGCTGAATCGCTTCGAGCTGGCCCGCATGGCCCTGGCCGAAGAGGCCGGCTATCGCTGCGCCATCCTGGGATTCAGCGTGGGCAACCCGGATCTCCCCGAAAACGACCGCATGGCCCACTGGCGCCTGGTCTACCCGGCCCTGGAGCGGGCAGAGGCCAGCGGTCATGTGGTGGCCGTGCACCAGTACGGCATGCCCGACCTCTGGGGCCCCAATCACCTCTACGACTGGTACATCCACCGCCTGGAGCACCAGGTGCTGCGCCGCCTCCCCTTCAAAAAGCTCCAGTTTGCGGTCACCGAATTTGGCATCGACGGCATGATCCAGGGCCAGACCGGTGGCTGGCAAACCTTCACCGATGCCGACGGCTACGTGGAGCAGCTCCTGCGGGCCGGCCGCTACCTGGAACGGTTTTCCGGCCGGGTGCTGGGCTACGCGGTCTTCACCCTGGGGCACTTCCACCCCTGGGGCACCTATGACATTGCCGGAGAAGCCGCGACGCTCCTGGCAGAACGGTCCCAGCGGGGCACCTGGAGCCAGATCAGCATCGACAGCGTGGACATCGTCCCCGGCGAAACCGACACCACCACCGACCCGGGCGGCACGGCCACCGCGCCGCCAAGCCCTGGCCCGGGTCCAGGTGAAGGGGGCGGCACAGAACCAGAACCGGACGGCGAAGAACCCGCCGAAGAACCCGGGGAAGAGCCTGGCGGAGGCACCGAGGAAGAGCCGGGAGGCGGCCAGGAGCCGTCCCCGCCGCCGGTAGAGCGCCGGCTCAGCGAGAGCTTTGACGCCTATCACATGCGCATCTGGTCCCTGGAAGAACGGCCCGACCAGCAGGAGCCCCTTGGGCCGGGCGACATCGTCTACCTGGTGAAAGATGTCTTCACCACCGTCAACGGCTCCTGGGAAGTGAGCGGCCAGCCCGGCTCGGTGCCCCAATGGGCCCGGGACGCCTACCTGCGCCCCGAATTTCTGGAGGCCGGCGCCGACCATCACCTCTTTGCTGCGGTCATCGGCCTGGACGGCCAGTTGGTCAAGAATCACGAGATCCTCTTCTGGTCCGACGGCTTCGAGCGGCTGGGCGATCCCAGCTACAACGGGTACATTCGGGAGCGAACCAAAGAAAGCTCCGGGTGGGCCAACCTGTTCATGTCCAGCAGCAGCTCCTTCTCCCCAGAGCGGGGAGAGTCCGGCCCGTGGTGTTGGGCGCCGGCCGGCGCAGCCGAGGTGATCTGCGGCGGTGGCCTGCCCCTCAACCACCACGTCTCCACCTTCGTGGTCTGGCAGGCAGTACGGTGGGAAGATCTGGAGGCCGGCCTGGGCGAAGGCGGTGCAGAAGAAGGCGAACAACCCGGCGGCGAGGAGCCCGGTGGTGAACAACCCGGCGGTGAACAACCCGGTGGCGGAGAACCGGGTGGAGAAGAGCCCGGTGGCGAAGAACCCGGCGGCCAGGAACCGGACGGCGGCACGCCGGCACCCGGTGGGTTCCCCATCACCCGCAGGCTGAGCCCGTGGGTGGAGCACTACAACCTGCGCATCCAAAGCCTGGATGCCCGTCCCGATCATCCCCAGGGCGACATCGTCTATCTGGTCAAAGACATCTTCACCACCCGGGATGGTTCCTGGGAACCGTCGGACCAGCCCGGCTCGGTGCCCCAGTGGGCCCGGGACGACTACCTCAAGCCCTTCGGCGCGCCGGACTACTTTGACGATGCCGGTGGCGACCACCATCTGTTTGCCGCGGTCATCGGCCTGGACGGCCAGCTCATGCGGGGTAAGGAGATCGTCTACTGGTCGGACGGCTTCGACAAGCTAGGGGATCCCACCTACAACGGCTACATCTACCGCCAGACCAAGGAGCAATCCGGCTGGGCCAACATCATCACCGGGCCGGGCAGCAGCTATGTGCCAGAGCGGGGGGAATCCGGCCCGTGGTGCTGGGCCCCCACCGGTGCTGCAGAGGTGGTATGCGGTGGCGGCATGCCTTCCAAGCACCATATCTCCATGTTCGTGGTCTGGCAGGCCGTTCGAAGAGAGGACCTGGGCGGCCAGCCCGCGGGTGGGGAGGACCGGGATCACAGCATCTTCCTGCCCTTCGTCTCTGCCAGCCCGGCCCCCCTCCGGGCCGGCGATGTGGGGACAACGCCGGAAGCGGCCGCGGCGGCCATGCTCAACGTGGTTCGCAGCGCCGCCTGGAGCCGGCTGGGCATTGAATTTGACCCGAATTCTGCCCTGGCGACCTATGCCCGCCAGAACGGGCTGGGCATGCCCGTCACCCAGGAATTTCGTGTGGGCGACTTCCGGGTCCAGGGGTTCCAGGGGGGCATCGTCTTCGCGCCGGCTGTGGAAGGCGAGGGGATGGTCCAGGGCGTCCGCCACATCCCCTGGTGACGGTGTACCATGTACCGTAGTACAACTACGCCGGGAGCAGGGCTTCCAGGAGGATGGGATAGACCCGCTGGACCTGCTGCAGGGGTTGGGCCGGGTCCATCAGGTCGTGGATCAACTGCCATTCAGCCGGGAATGGGCGGTGCTGCACAGAGGCGCCGTGGCCTTGCCACCAGGTGGCCACCTGGAGCGCCACCTCGTTGCGCACGGTGCGGTCACAGGGATTGGTCACCAGGGTGATGGAACGGGTGGCCGGTGGTCGGCGCCGGGCAGCCCGTTGCACCAGCAGACTCAGGCGGAGCAGCGTGGCAACTCCCCGGCTGGCATATCCCGCATAGGCATGGTCTGGACCGGGCGCGCGCTCCCGCTGCACAGGATCCCACCAGCGTTGGGTGTTGGGCCAGAGGGCAAAGAGATGGGCCGCCAGGGGAGTCAGGGACTGGGGGATGGCGCCCAGCCCAAAGGCAGGCGACACCAGCACGGCCCGGGCCAGGTCGCCCCGATGCTGGGCGGCCCACCCGGCCAGGACACCGCCAAAGGAAAACCCCAGCAGCAGAACCTCTTCACCCAATCCCCGGGCAATGTCCAGGGCCGCGGTGGTGGCAGCCGCCGCTTCCTCGGCAGTCAGGCGCGCCAGGGCTGTAGGCAGGCGGGTGGCCAGGCCGTGGCGGGGCAACCGGGGGATCAGGACGTTGTTCCCCCGCTCAAAACATTCCCGAGCCAGCAGATGAAATTGATGGGGACAATTGGTGAAGCCATGGAGGAGGACGACGGCCCGAGGGGTGGGCCGTCCATGGTCCAGGAACTGGGTACGACAGACCGGGTGCAGGGGCAGAGTGGACTCGGCCGCTTGGATGGAAGCCAGCCGGGCCAGGGCTTCACCATAATTCCGGGCTGGCCGGGAGACCGGCGCCGGACATAGACGGGTCTCCCAGGCGATCCGCCACCCCAGGAACGATGTGGCGGCCAGGCTCCAGAGGAGCCATGGGATGGGTACTCGTGCAGTCTGGCGCAAATACCACGGCAGAAATTCCGGGTGCCCTCTGGGCGCGCTACCGCCGGTGGAACCTATCGGTGAATTTCTGTCGGGATTTACTCGTTTCAACGGCAGGATCCTTCGCAACCAGGCCGGCCGTTCCCGCCCATGGATGGGCTCAGCGGATGTGGGCCAGAATGTCCCGCCCCACCACGATGCGCACGTCCACCGGCGCGGACGTGTTCAGTCCATGGAGGCTGGAGAGGTTGGGCTGCAGATCCAGGTCCGCCCCCACCTTTTCCACCAGCTCGTCCGGCACCCCGTAGTTGATGACCAGGGTGCGCCCATAGTCGGAGCGGTCGGCATCGCCGATGGAGACCACCTGCCAGCCGCGCGCTTCCAGCAGCTCCCGGGTTCGGGCAGCTACGCCGGGCTCGCCGGTGCCGTTC encodes the following:
- a CDS encoding PKD domain-containing protein, whose protein sequence is MYPLHLPPLTAFRLLVRLLLLWALLLPTPARADCTLTSTGNIPLPDLATPYQGLSAGLYPGGATTRPPDHAALGLQIAQTQIVPRDAQGLPDPAQGKIGFISIGMSNTHQEFGNFEEKANGAPAKNPQVAIANTALSGQVAEDWAPRDAPIWQEVIARLARRSIEPPQVQVAWVKLVNTGPGPFPEFPQSLQADLSAVVRNLKYYFPNIQIVYLSSRTRAYVSPYGLSPEPAAYETAFAVKWLIEAQLNGDPTLALDVAPWLTWGPYLWTDGLNPRSDGFIWECADVSQQDYTHPSAQGQEKIGDQLLAFFMTDPTARPWFLKEPTGAPVIQQATASPGQGAPTLEVQFSAAATDPNGIADYFWNFGDGTTAYNPTGQPGYSSLANPVKRFPVAGTFPVELVVVDTLGNWASRTLTVTVDGPPGPTPTPGPTTPPTPSPSPSVSPSPSPSPSVSPSPSPSPSPSPPATATPTPEPFFWRLYLPAIQNPPSQAAGQTQTMPRRPEARETPSP
- a CDS encoding M23 family metallopeptidase, which translates into the protein MLRNLPFVGSYPILQGFGDNPEAYQAIRCGGQPLRGHNGIDYATPPGTPIQAVYEGAVLEAREDPGGFGRFVLLGHRWGQSLYAHLAEIQVQKGQQVQAGQPLGRSGASGNASAPHLHFGMRILPFSIQDGWCGFSDPLPYLQRLTQPRGAIIGPHIIGGIPPHLETLRRWQPRLVLVLDPNPDEVRALRRACPDTVIVGRVFVPDAEVDQRIRNDPEAAARWAHERILARMTPDVDYWQLANEVLQTADGLPLLNRFELARMALAEEAGYRCAILGFSVGNPDLPENDRMAHWRLVYPALERAEASGHVVAVHQYGMPDLWGPNHLYDWYIHRLEHQVLRRLPFKKLQFAVTEFGIDGMIQGQTGGWQTFTDADGYVEQLLRAGRYLERFSGRVLGYAVFTLGHFHPWGTYDIAGEAATLLAERSQRGTWSQISIDSVDIVPGETDTTTDPGGTATAPPSPGPGPGEGGGTEPEPDGEEPAEEPGEEPGGGTEEEPGGGQEPSPPPVERRLSESFDAYHMRIWSLEERPDQQEPLGPGDIVYLVKDVFTTVNGSWEVSGQPGSVPQWARDAYLRPEFLEAGADHHLFAAVIGLDGQLVKNHEILFWSDGFERLGDPSYNGYIRERTKESSGWANLFMSSSSSFSPERGESGPWCWAPAGAAEVICGGGLPLNHHVSTFVVWQAVRWEDLEAGLGEGGAEEGEQPGGEEPGGEQPGGEQPGGGEPGGEEPGGEEPGGQEPDGGTPAPGGFPITRRLSPWVEHYNLRIQSLDARPDHPQGDIVYLVKDIFTTRDGSWEPSDQPGSVPQWARDDYLKPFGAPDYFDDAGGDHHLFAAVIGLDGQLMRGKEIVYWSDGFDKLGDPTYNGYIYRQTKEQSGWANIITGPGSSYVPERGESGPWCWAPTGAAEVVCGGGMPSKHHISMFVVWQAVRREDLGGQPAGGEDRDHSIFLPFVSASPAPLRAGDVGTTPEAAAAAMLNVVRSAAWSRLGIEFDPNSALATYARQNGLGMPVTQEFRVGDFRVQGFQGGIVFAPAVEGEGMVQGVRHIPW
- a CDS encoding alpha/beta hydrolase; translation: MRQTARVPIPWLLWSLAATSFLGWRIAWETRLCPAPVSRPARNYGEALARLASIQAAESTLPLHPVCRTQFLDHGRPTPRAVVLLHGFTNCPHQFHLLARECFERGNNVLIPRLPRHGLATRLPTALARLTAEEAAAATTAALDIARGLGEEVLLLGFSFGGVLAGWAAQHRGDLARAVLVSPAFGLGAIPQSLTPLAAHLFALWPNTQRWWDPVQRERAPGPDHAYAGYASRGVATLLRLSLLVQRAARRRPPATRSITLVTNPCDRTVRNEVALQVATWWQGHGASVQHRPFPAEWQLIHDLMDPAQPLQQVQRVYPILLEALLPA